In Nicotiana tabacum cultivar K326 chromosome 19, ASM71507v2, whole genome shotgun sequence, one DNA window encodes the following:
- the LOC107767241 gene encoding auxin response factor 23 isoform X13, which produces MVFYYPQGHIEQIEACMNEDGLMPMPAYNVPYKILCRVVSVRLQAEANTDEVFAEITLLPHLGTREPILAERSPLFSRAKTDVHTYSKKLTPSDVNTHGGLSIPKQLADECFPPLNNDQDFPAQDLVAKDLNGLEWKFRHVYRGQSRRHLIRNGWSRFVSAKKLVAGDTLIFVRGKNYELYVAVRRAKKQQTSSSTSILSSHYMQHGMLSNAYHAVSSGTMFTIYYRPWTCPAAFIIPYNQYMKASEIDYEVGMTFNMPFESHELDCGRTVCPIFSGTIVDVKDFDPIRWPGSDWRCLKVKWNHAKLMPVRPERVSPWSIVAIGITKRKRRSFSSYPSKAQPLDPANPFGVKDCLMKSSVEHSPPWNSRVLQGQEKAVNAYEENAFRRPHDLRQPPQRKLRWRRGQVRLENQQHNHILDPWLDFIGKEVHGTSPSSNGFSNLQSSKIPSFASESLSIPKIVDYRNSNSKASKTVNFLEQSKSTSGNSDTQCSRSCTKVLKYGCALGRSIDMSRVKGYGELISELDKLFGFEGSLLDGSKDWHVTYQDREGNTKLLGDYPWSDFQAMVRKMFICPIGADYLADRSF; this is translated from the exons ATGGTCTTCTATTATCCTCAAGGTCACATTGAACAG ATTGAGGCTTGCATGAATGAAGATGGACTTATGCCAATGCCAGCATACAATGTACCATATAAAATTCTTTGTAGGGTTGTTTCTGTCAGGCTACAG GCTGAGGCCAATACAGATGAAGTGTTTGCAGAAATTACTTTGCTTCCTCAT CTAGGGACGAGGGAGCCAATTTTGGCAGAACGCTCTCCTTTATTTTCGCGTGCTAAAACTGATGTGCATACATATAGCAAGAAACTCACTCCATCTGATGTAAACACGCATGGTGGACTCTCCATTCCAAAGCAACTGGCGGATGAATGCTTTCCGCCACTG AATAATGATCAGGATTTCCCAGCACAGGATTTAGTTGCAAAGGATCTGAATGGTTTAGAATGGAAGTTCCGCCATGTTTATCGAG GTCAGTCAAGGCGTCACCTCATAAGAAAcggttggagtaggtttgtaagtGCGAAGAAGCTTGTTGCAGGGGATACCCTTATATTTGTCAG AGGaaaaaattatgaattatatgttGCTGTTCGCCGTGCAAAAAAACAACAAACCAGCTCATCAACATCTATCTTATCAAGCCACTACATGCAACACGGCATGTTGTCTAATGCCTACCATGCTGTTTCCTCTGGGACAATGTTCACCATTTACTACCGCCCTTG GACTTGTCCTGCTGCGTTCATAATTCCTTACAATCAATATATGAAGGCCTCTGAAATCGATTATGAGGTTGGGATGACTTTCAACATGCCATTTGAAAGCCACGAACTAGACTGCGGCAGAACAGTATGCCCAAT ATTTTCAGGTACCATTGTTGATGTTAAAGATTTTGACCCCATTAGATGGCCTGGTTCAGATTGGAGGTGTCTCAAA GTGAAATGGAATCATGCAAAACTAATGCCAGTTCGTCCAGAAAGGGTATCTCCTTGGAGCATTGTAGCCATAGgaataaccaaaagaaaaaggaGGTCTTTTTCTTCCTATCCCAGCAAAGCACAGCCTCTTGATCCAGCAAATCCATTCGGTGTCAAGGACT gcttgaTGAAGAGTTCAGTTGAGCATTCACCTCCGTGGAACTCTAGGGTCTTGCAAGGTCAAGAAAAAGCTGTAAATGCTTATGAAGAGAATGCCTTCAGACGACCTCATGATTTGCGTCAACCACCACAGCGAAAACTTAGATGGAGGCGAGGACAAGTTAGATTGGAGAATCAGCAGCATAACCATATTCTTGATCCGTGGTTAGACTTTATTGGAAAGGAAGTTCATGGCACAAGTCCTTCCAGTAATGGATTTTCCAATTTACAGTCTTCAAAAATACCATCCTTTGCAAGTGAATCTTTGTCTATTCCAAAGATTGTCGATTACAGAAATTCAAATTCTAAAG CTTCTAAGACCGTTAATTTTCTGGAACAGAGTAAAAGCACTTCTGGCAATTCAGACACCCAATGCAGTCGCAGTTGCACAAAG GTACTCAAGTATGGATGTGCTCTTGGAAGATCTATTGACATGTCACGTGTAAAGGGGTATGGGGAACTCATTTCTGAACTCGACAAGCTGTTTGGATTTGAAGGGTCTCTTCTGGATGGTAGCAAGGATTGGCATGTAACCTATCAAGATAGAGAAGGAAACACAAAGTTACTAGGAGATTATCCTTGGTC GGATTTCCAGGCCATGGTGCGAAAGATGTTTATTTGTCCAATAGGAGCTGATTACCTGGCTGACAGAAGCTTCTGA
- the LOC107767241 gene encoding auxin response factor 23 isoform X14, translated as MVFYYPQGHIEQIEACMNEDGLMPMPAYNVPYKILCRVVSVRLQLGTREPILAERSPLFSRAKTDVHTYSKKLTPSDVNTHGGLSIPKQLADECFPPLNNDQDFPAQDLVAKDLNGLEWKFRHVYRGQSRRHLIRNGWSRFVSAKKLVAGDTLIFVRGKNYELYVAVRRAKKQQTSSSTSILSSHYMQHGMLSNAYHAVSSGTMFTIYYRPWTCPAAFIIPYNQYMKASEIDYEVGMTFNMPFESHELDCGRTVCPIFSGTIVDVKDFDPIRWPGSDWRCLKVKWNHAKLMPVRPERVSPWSIVAIGITKRKRRSFSSYPSKAQPLDPANPFGVKDCLMKSSVEHSPPWNSRVLQGQEKAVNAYEENAFRRPHDLRQPPQRKLRWRRGQVRLENQQHNHILDPWLDFIGKEVHGTSPSSNGFSNLQSSKIPSFASESLSIPKIVDYRNSNSKAASKTVNFLEQSKSTSGNSDTQCSRSCTKVLKYGCALGRSIDMSRVKGYGELISELDKLFGFEGSLLDGSKDWHVTYQDREGNTKLLGDYPWSDFQAMVRKMFICPIGADYLADRSF; from the exons ATGGTCTTCTATTATCCTCAAGGTCACATTGAACAG ATTGAGGCTTGCATGAATGAAGATGGACTTATGCCAATGCCAGCATACAATGTACCATATAAAATTCTTTGTAGGGTTGTTTCTGTCAGGCTACAG CTAGGGACGAGGGAGCCAATTTTGGCAGAACGCTCTCCTTTATTTTCGCGTGCTAAAACTGATGTGCATACATATAGCAAGAAACTCACTCCATCTGATGTAAACACGCATGGTGGACTCTCCATTCCAAAGCAACTGGCGGATGAATGCTTTCCGCCACTG AATAATGATCAGGATTTCCCAGCACAGGATTTAGTTGCAAAGGATCTGAATGGTTTAGAATGGAAGTTCCGCCATGTTTATCGAG GTCAGTCAAGGCGTCACCTCATAAGAAAcggttggagtaggtttgtaagtGCGAAGAAGCTTGTTGCAGGGGATACCCTTATATTTGTCAG AGGaaaaaattatgaattatatgttGCTGTTCGCCGTGCAAAAAAACAACAAACCAGCTCATCAACATCTATCTTATCAAGCCACTACATGCAACACGGCATGTTGTCTAATGCCTACCATGCTGTTTCCTCTGGGACAATGTTCACCATTTACTACCGCCCTTG GACTTGTCCTGCTGCGTTCATAATTCCTTACAATCAATATATGAAGGCCTCTGAAATCGATTATGAGGTTGGGATGACTTTCAACATGCCATTTGAAAGCCACGAACTAGACTGCGGCAGAACAGTATGCCCAAT ATTTTCAGGTACCATTGTTGATGTTAAAGATTTTGACCCCATTAGATGGCCTGGTTCAGATTGGAGGTGTCTCAAA GTGAAATGGAATCATGCAAAACTAATGCCAGTTCGTCCAGAAAGGGTATCTCCTTGGAGCATTGTAGCCATAGgaataaccaaaagaaaaaggaGGTCTTTTTCTTCCTATCCCAGCAAAGCACAGCCTCTTGATCCAGCAAATCCATTCGGTGTCAAGGACT gcttgaTGAAGAGTTCAGTTGAGCATTCACCTCCGTGGAACTCTAGGGTCTTGCAAGGTCAAGAAAAAGCTGTAAATGCTTATGAAGAGAATGCCTTCAGACGACCTCATGATTTGCGTCAACCACCACAGCGAAAACTTAGATGGAGGCGAGGACAAGTTAGATTGGAGAATCAGCAGCATAACCATATTCTTGATCCGTGGTTAGACTTTATTGGAAAGGAAGTTCATGGCACAAGTCCTTCCAGTAATGGATTTTCCAATTTACAGTCTTCAAAAATACCATCCTTTGCAAGTGAATCTTTGTCTATTCCAAAGATTGTCGATTACAGAAATTCAAATTCTAAAG CAGCTTCTAAGACCGTTAATTTTCTGGAACAGAGTAAAAGCACTTCTGGCAATTCAGACACCCAATGCAGTCGCAGTTGCACAAAG GTACTCAAGTATGGATGTGCTCTTGGAAGATCTATTGACATGTCACGTGTAAAGGGGTATGGGGAACTCATTTCTGAACTCGACAAGCTGTTTGGATTTGAAGGGTCTCTTCTGGATGGTAGCAAGGATTGGCATGTAACCTATCAAGATAGAGAAGGAAACACAAAGTTACTAGGAGATTATCCTTGGTC GGATTTCCAGGCCATGGTGCGAAAGATGTTTATTTGTCCAATAGGAGCTGATTACCTGGCTGACAGAAGCTTCTGA
- the LOC107767241 gene encoding auxin response factor 2 isoform X7: MVFYYPQGHIEQIEACMNEDGLMPMPAYNVPYKILCRVVSVRLQAEANTDEVFAEITLLPHLGTREPILAERSPLFSRAKTDVHTYSKKLTPSDVNTHGGLSIPKQLADECFPPLNNDQDFPAQDLVAKDLNGLEWKFRHVYRGQSRRHLIRNGWSRFVSAKKLVAGDTLIFVRGKNYELYVAVRRAKKQQTSSSTSILSSHYMQHGMLSNAYHAVSSGTMFTIYYRPWTCPAAFIIPYNQYMKASEIDYEVGMTFNMPFESHELDCGRTVCPIFSGTIVDVKDFDPIRWPGSDWRCLKVKWNHAKLMPVRPERVSPWSIVAIGITKRKRRSFSSYPSKAQPLDPANPFGVKDCLMKSSVEHSPPWNSRVLQGQEKAVNAYEENAFRRPHDLRQPPQRKLRWRRGQVRLENQQHNHILDPWLDFIGKEVHGTSPSSNGFSNLQSSKIPSFASESLSIPKIVDYRNSNSKGNVESDVMGSQPTGGSKLKLFGVDILNGPESPSQHGSKLTHFGSFPAASKTVNFLEQSKSTSGNSDTQCSRSCTKVLKYGCALGRSIDMSRVKGYGELISELDKLFGFEGSLLDGSKDWHVTYQDREGNTKLLGDYPWSDFQAMVRKMFICPIGADYLADRSF, translated from the exons ATGGTCTTCTATTATCCTCAAGGTCACATTGAACAG ATTGAGGCTTGCATGAATGAAGATGGACTTATGCCAATGCCAGCATACAATGTACCATATAAAATTCTTTGTAGGGTTGTTTCTGTCAGGCTACAG GCTGAGGCCAATACAGATGAAGTGTTTGCAGAAATTACTTTGCTTCCTCAT CTAGGGACGAGGGAGCCAATTTTGGCAGAACGCTCTCCTTTATTTTCGCGTGCTAAAACTGATGTGCATACATATAGCAAGAAACTCACTCCATCTGATGTAAACACGCATGGTGGACTCTCCATTCCAAAGCAACTGGCGGATGAATGCTTTCCGCCACTG AATAATGATCAGGATTTCCCAGCACAGGATTTAGTTGCAAAGGATCTGAATGGTTTAGAATGGAAGTTCCGCCATGTTTATCGAG GTCAGTCAAGGCGTCACCTCATAAGAAAcggttggagtaggtttgtaagtGCGAAGAAGCTTGTTGCAGGGGATACCCTTATATTTGTCAG AGGaaaaaattatgaattatatgttGCTGTTCGCCGTGCAAAAAAACAACAAACCAGCTCATCAACATCTATCTTATCAAGCCACTACATGCAACACGGCATGTTGTCTAATGCCTACCATGCTGTTTCCTCTGGGACAATGTTCACCATTTACTACCGCCCTTG GACTTGTCCTGCTGCGTTCATAATTCCTTACAATCAATATATGAAGGCCTCTGAAATCGATTATGAGGTTGGGATGACTTTCAACATGCCATTTGAAAGCCACGAACTAGACTGCGGCAGAACAGTATGCCCAAT ATTTTCAGGTACCATTGTTGATGTTAAAGATTTTGACCCCATTAGATGGCCTGGTTCAGATTGGAGGTGTCTCAAA GTGAAATGGAATCATGCAAAACTAATGCCAGTTCGTCCAGAAAGGGTATCTCCTTGGAGCATTGTAGCCATAGgaataaccaaaagaaaaaggaGGTCTTTTTCTTCCTATCCCAGCAAAGCACAGCCTCTTGATCCAGCAAATCCATTCGGTGTCAAGGACT gcttgaTGAAGAGTTCAGTTGAGCATTCACCTCCGTGGAACTCTAGGGTCTTGCAAGGTCAAGAAAAAGCTGTAAATGCTTATGAAGAGAATGCCTTCAGACGACCTCATGATTTGCGTCAACCACCACAGCGAAAACTTAGATGGAGGCGAGGACAAGTTAGATTGGAGAATCAGCAGCATAACCATATTCTTGATCCGTGGTTAGACTTTATTGGAAAGGAAGTTCATGGCACAAGTCCTTCCAGTAATGGATTTTCCAATTTACAGTCTTCAAAAATACCATCCTTTGCAAGTGAATCTTTGTCTATTCCAAAGATTGTCGATTACAGAAATTCAAATTCTAAAGGTAATGTCGAATCAGATGTTATGGGGAGCCAACCCACTGGTGGAAGCAAATTAAAGCTATTTGGAGTGGATATACTAAATGGTCCTGAGTCCCCTTCCCAACATGGAAGTAAACTTACACATTTTGGTTCTTTTCCAGCAGCTTCTAAGACCGTTAATTTTCTGGAACAGAGTAAAAGCACTTCTGGCAATTCAGACACCCAATGCAGTCGCAGTTGCACAAAG GTACTCAAGTATGGATGTGCTCTTGGAAGATCTATTGACATGTCACGTGTAAAGGGGTATGGGGAACTCATTTCTGAACTCGACAAGCTGTTTGGATTTGAAGGGTCTCTTCTGGATGGTAGCAAGGATTGGCATGTAACCTATCAAGATAGAGAAGGAAACACAAAGTTACTAGGAGATTATCCTTGGTC GGATTTCCAGGCCATGGTGCGAAAGATGTTTATTTGTCCAATAGGAGCTGATTACCTGGCTGACAGAAGCTTCTGA
- the LOC107767241 gene encoding auxin response factor 2 isoform X8 has product MQIEACMNEDGLMPMPAYNVPYKILCRVVSVRLQAEANTDEVFAEITLLPHLGTREPILAERSPLFSRAKTDVHTYSKKLTPSDVNTHGGLSIPKQLADECFPPLNNDQDFPAQDLVAKDLNGLEWKFRHVYRGQSRRHLIRNGWSRFVSAKKLVAGDTLIFVRGKNYELYVAVRRAKKQQTSSSTSILSSHYMQHGMLSNAYHAVSSGTMFTIYYRPWTCPAAFIIPYNQYMKASEIDYEVGMTFNMPFESHELDCGRTVCPIFSGTIVDVKDFDPIRWPGSDWRCLKVKWNHAKLMPVRPERVSPWSIVAIGITKRKRRSFSSYPSKAQPLDPANPFGVKDCLMKSSVEHSPPWNSRVLQGQEKAVNAYEENAFRRPHDLRQPPQRKLRWRRGQVRLENQQHNHILDPWLDFIGKEVHGTSPSSNGFSNLQSSKIPSFASESLSIPKIVDYRNSNSKGNVESDVMGSQPTGGSKLKLFGVDILNGPESPSQHGSKLTHFGSFPAASKTVNFLEQSKSTSGNSDTQCSRSCTKVLKYGCALGRSIDMSRVKGYGELISELDKLFGFEGSLLDGSKDWHVTYQDREGNTKLLGDYPWSDFQAMVRKMFICPIGADYLADRSF; this is encoded by the exons ATGCAGATTGAGGCTTGCATGAATGAAGATGGACTTATGCCAATGCCAGCATACAATGTACCATATAAAATTCTTTGTAGGGTTGTTTCTGTCAGGCTACAG GCTGAGGCCAATACAGATGAAGTGTTTGCAGAAATTACTTTGCTTCCTCAT CTAGGGACGAGGGAGCCAATTTTGGCAGAACGCTCTCCTTTATTTTCGCGTGCTAAAACTGATGTGCATACATATAGCAAGAAACTCACTCCATCTGATGTAAACACGCATGGTGGACTCTCCATTCCAAAGCAACTGGCGGATGAATGCTTTCCGCCACTG AATAATGATCAGGATTTCCCAGCACAGGATTTAGTTGCAAAGGATCTGAATGGTTTAGAATGGAAGTTCCGCCATGTTTATCGAG GTCAGTCAAGGCGTCACCTCATAAGAAAcggttggagtaggtttgtaagtGCGAAGAAGCTTGTTGCAGGGGATACCCTTATATTTGTCAG AGGaaaaaattatgaattatatgttGCTGTTCGCCGTGCAAAAAAACAACAAACCAGCTCATCAACATCTATCTTATCAAGCCACTACATGCAACACGGCATGTTGTCTAATGCCTACCATGCTGTTTCCTCTGGGACAATGTTCACCATTTACTACCGCCCTTG GACTTGTCCTGCTGCGTTCATAATTCCTTACAATCAATATATGAAGGCCTCTGAAATCGATTATGAGGTTGGGATGACTTTCAACATGCCATTTGAAAGCCACGAACTAGACTGCGGCAGAACAGTATGCCCAAT ATTTTCAGGTACCATTGTTGATGTTAAAGATTTTGACCCCATTAGATGGCCTGGTTCAGATTGGAGGTGTCTCAAA GTGAAATGGAATCATGCAAAACTAATGCCAGTTCGTCCAGAAAGGGTATCTCCTTGGAGCATTGTAGCCATAGgaataaccaaaagaaaaaggaGGTCTTTTTCTTCCTATCCCAGCAAAGCACAGCCTCTTGATCCAGCAAATCCATTCGGTGTCAAGGACT gcttgaTGAAGAGTTCAGTTGAGCATTCACCTCCGTGGAACTCTAGGGTCTTGCAAGGTCAAGAAAAAGCTGTAAATGCTTATGAAGAGAATGCCTTCAGACGACCTCATGATTTGCGTCAACCACCACAGCGAAAACTTAGATGGAGGCGAGGACAAGTTAGATTGGAGAATCAGCAGCATAACCATATTCTTGATCCGTGGTTAGACTTTATTGGAAAGGAAGTTCATGGCACAAGTCCTTCCAGTAATGGATTTTCCAATTTACAGTCTTCAAAAATACCATCCTTTGCAAGTGAATCTTTGTCTATTCCAAAGATTGTCGATTACAGAAATTCAAATTCTAAAGGTAATGTCGAATCAGATGTTATGGGGAGCCAACCCACTGGTGGAAGCAAATTAAAGCTATTTGGAGTGGATATACTAAATGGTCCTGAGTCCCCTTCCCAACATGGAAGTAAACTTACACATTTTGGTTCTTTTCCAGCAGCTTCTAAGACCGTTAATTTTCTGGAACAGAGTAAAAGCACTTCTGGCAATTCAGACACCCAATGCAGTCGCAGTTGCACAAAG GTACTCAAGTATGGATGTGCTCTTGGAAGATCTATTGACATGTCACGTGTAAAGGGGTATGGGGAACTCATTTCTGAACTCGACAAGCTGTTTGGATTTGAAGGGTCTCTTCTGGATGGTAGCAAGGATTGGCATGTAACCTATCAAGATAGAGAAGGAAACACAAAGTTACTAGGAGATTATCCTTGGTC GGATTTCCAGGCCATGGTGCGAAAGATGTTTATTTGTCCAATAGGAGCTGATTACCTGGCTGACAGAAGCTTCTGA
- the LOC107767241 gene encoding auxin response factor 2 isoform X12, whose product MVFYYPQGHIEQIEACMNEDGLMPMPAYNVPYKILCRVVSVRLQAEANTDEVFAEITLLPHLGTREPILAERSPLFSRAKTDVHTYSKKLTPSDVNTHGGLSIPKQLADECFPPLNNDQDFPAQDLVAKDLNGLEWKFRHVYRGQSRRHLIRNGWSRFVSAKKLVAGDTLIFVRGKNYELYVAVRRAKKQQTSSSTSILSSHYMQHGMLSNAYHAVSSGTMFTIYYRPWTCPAAFIIPYNQYMKASEIDYEVGMTFNMPFESHELDCGRTVCPIFSGTIVDVKDFDPIRWPGSDWRCLKVKWNHAKLMPVRPERVSPWSIVAIGITKRKRRSFSSYPSKAQPLDPANPFGVKDCLMKSSVEHSPPWNSRVLQGQEKAVNAYEENAFRRPHDLRQPPQRKLRWRRGQVRLENQQHNHILDPWLDFIGKEVHGTSPSSNGFSNLQSSKIPSFASESLSIPKIVDYRNSNSKAASKTVNFLEQSKSTSGNSDTQCSRSCTKVLKYGCALGRSIDMSRVKGYGELISELDKLFGFEGSLLDGSKDWHVTYQDREGNTKLLGDYPWSDFQAMVRKMFICPIGADYLADRSF is encoded by the exons ATGGTCTTCTATTATCCTCAAGGTCACATTGAACAG ATTGAGGCTTGCATGAATGAAGATGGACTTATGCCAATGCCAGCATACAATGTACCATATAAAATTCTTTGTAGGGTTGTTTCTGTCAGGCTACAG GCTGAGGCCAATACAGATGAAGTGTTTGCAGAAATTACTTTGCTTCCTCAT CTAGGGACGAGGGAGCCAATTTTGGCAGAACGCTCTCCTTTATTTTCGCGTGCTAAAACTGATGTGCATACATATAGCAAGAAACTCACTCCATCTGATGTAAACACGCATGGTGGACTCTCCATTCCAAAGCAACTGGCGGATGAATGCTTTCCGCCACTG AATAATGATCAGGATTTCCCAGCACAGGATTTAGTTGCAAAGGATCTGAATGGTTTAGAATGGAAGTTCCGCCATGTTTATCGAG GTCAGTCAAGGCGTCACCTCATAAGAAAcggttggagtaggtttgtaagtGCGAAGAAGCTTGTTGCAGGGGATACCCTTATATTTGTCAG AGGaaaaaattatgaattatatgttGCTGTTCGCCGTGCAAAAAAACAACAAACCAGCTCATCAACATCTATCTTATCAAGCCACTACATGCAACACGGCATGTTGTCTAATGCCTACCATGCTGTTTCCTCTGGGACAATGTTCACCATTTACTACCGCCCTTG GACTTGTCCTGCTGCGTTCATAATTCCTTACAATCAATATATGAAGGCCTCTGAAATCGATTATGAGGTTGGGATGACTTTCAACATGCCATTTGAAAGCCACGAACTAGACTGCGGCAGAACAGTATGCCCAAT ATTTTCAGGTACCATTGTTGATGTTAAAGATTTTGACCCCATTAGATGGCCTGGTTCAGATTGGAGGTGTCTCAAA GTGAAATGGAATCATGCAAAACTAATGCCAGTTCGTCCAGAAAGGGTATCTCCTTGGAGCATTGTAGCCATAGgaataaccaaaagaaaaaggaGGTCTTTTTCTTCCTATCCCAGCAAAGCACAGCCTCTTGATCCAGCAAATCCATTCGGTGTCAAGGACT gcttgaTGAAGAGTTCAGTTGAGCATTCACCTCCGTGGAACTCTAGGGTCTTGCAAGGTCAAGAAAAAGCTGTAAATGCTTATGAAGAGAATGCCTTCAGACGACCTCATGATTTGCGTCAACCACCACAGCGAAAACTTAGATGGAGGCGAGGACAAGTTAGATTGGAGAATCAGCAGCATAACCATATTCTTGATCCGTGGTTAGACTTTATTGGAAAGGAAGTTCATGGCACAAGTCCTTCCAGTAATGGATTTTCCAATTTACAGTCTTCAAAAATACCATCCTTTGCAAGTGAATCTTTGTCTATTCCAAAGATTGTCGATTACAGAAATTCAAATTCTAAAG CAGCTTCTAAGACCGTTAATTTTCTGGAACAGAGTAAAAGCACTTCTGGCAATTCAGACACCCAATGCAGTCGCAGTTGCACAAAG GTACTCAAGTATGGATGTGCTCTTGGAAGATCTATTGACATGTCACGTGTAAAGGGGTATGGGGAACTCATTTCTGAACTCGACAAGCTGTTTGGATTTGAAGGGTCTCTTCTGGATGGTAGCAAGGATTGGCATGTAACCTATCAAGATAGAGAAGGAAACACAAAGTTACTAGGAGATTATCCTTGGTC GGATTTCCAGGCCATGGTGCGAAAGATGTTTATTTGTCCAATAGGAGCTGATTACCTGGCTGACAGAAGCTTCTGA
- the LOC107767241 gene encoding auxin response factor 23 isoform X11 codes for MVFYYPQGHIEQIEACMNEDGLMPMPAYNVPYKILCRVVSVRLQLGTREPILAERSPLFSRAKTDVHTYSKKLTPSDVNTHGGLSIPKQLADECFPPLNNDQDFPAQDLVAKDLNGLEWKFRHVYRGQSRRHLIRNGWSRFVSAKKLVAGDTLIFVRGKNYELYVAVRRAKKQQTSSSTSILSSHYMQHGMLSNAYHAVSSGTMFTIYYRPWTCPAAFIIPYNQYMKASEIDYEVGMTFNMPFESHELDCGRTVCPIFSGTIVDVKDFDPIRWPGSDWRCLKVKWNHAKLMPVRPERVSPWSIVAIGITKRKRRSFSSYPSKAQPLDPANPFGVKDCLMKSSVEHSPPWNSRVLQGQEKAVNAYEENAFRRPHDLRQPPQRKLRWRRGQVRLENQQHNHILDPWLDFIGKEVHGTSPSSNGFSNLQSSKIPSFASESLSIPKIVDYRNSNSKGNVESDVMGSQPTGGSKLKLFGVDILNGPESPSQHGSKLTHFGSFPAASKTVNFLEQSKSTSGNSDTQCSRSCTKVLKYGCALGRSIDMSRVKGYGELISELDKLFGFEGSLLDGSKDWHVTYQDREGNTKLLGDYPWSDFQAMVRKMFICPIGADYLADRSF; via the exons ATGGTCTTCTATTATCCTCAAGGTCACATTGAACAG ATTGAGGCTTGCATGAATGAAGATGGACTTATGCCAATGCCAGCATACAATGTACCATATAAAATTCTTTGTAGGGTTGTTTCTGTCAGGCTACAG CTAGGGACGAGGGAGCCAATTTTGGCAGAACGCTCTCCTTTATTTTCGCGTGCTAAAACTGATGTGCATACATATAGCAAGAAACTCACTCCATCTGATGTAAACACGCATGGTGGACTCTCCATTCCAAAGCAACTGGCGGATGAATGCTTTCCGCCACTG AATAATGATCAGGATTTCCCAGCACAGGATTTAGTTGCAAAGGATCTGAATGGTTTAGAATGGAAGTTCCGCCATGTTTATCGAG GTCAGTCAAGGCGTCACCTCATAAGAAAcggttggagtaggtttgtaagtGCGAAGAAGCTTGTTGCAGGGGATACCCTTATATTTGTCAG AGGaaaaaattatgaattatatgttGCTGTTCGCCGTGCAAAAAAACAACAAACCAGCTCATCAACATCTATCTTATCAAGCCACTACATGCAACACGGCATGTTGTCTAATGCCTACCATGCTGTTTCCTCTGGGACAATGTTCACCATTTACTACCGCCCTTG GACTTGTCCTGCTGCGTTCATAATTCCTTACAATCAATATATGAAGGCCTCTGAAATCGATTATGAGGTTGGGATGACTTTCAACATGCCATTTGAAAGCCACGAACTAGACTGCGGCAGAACAGTATGCCCAAT ATTTTCAGGTACCATTGTTGATGTTAAAGATTTTGACCCCATTAGATGGCCTGGTTCAGATTGGAGGTGTCTCAAA GTGAAATGGAATCATGCAAAACTAATGCCAGTTCGTCCAGAAAGGGTATCTCCTTGGAGCATTGTAGCCATAGgaataaccaaaagaaaaaggaGGTCTTTTTCTTCCTATCCCAGCAAAGCACAGCCTCTTGATCCAGCAAATCCATTCGGTGTCAAGGACT gcttgaTGAAGAGTTCAGTTGAGCATTCACCTCCGTGGAACTCTAGGGTCTTGCAAGGTCAAGAAAAAGCTGTAAATGCTTATGAAGAGAATGCCTTCAGACGACCTCATGATTTGCGTCAACCACCACAGCGAAAACTTAGATGGAGGCGAGGACAAGTTAGATTGGAGAATCAGCAGCATAACCATATTCTTGATCCGTGGTTAGACTTTATTGGAAAGGAAGTTCATGGCACAAGTCCTTCCAGTAATGGATTTTCCAATTTACAGTCTTCAAAAATACCATCCTTTGCAAGTGAATCTTTGTCTATTCCAAAGATTGTCGATTACAGAAATTCAAATTCTAAAGGTAATGTCGAATCAGATGTTATGGGGAGCCAACCCACTGGTGGAAGCAAATTAAAGCTATTTGGAGTGGATATACTAAATGGTCCTGAGTCCCCTTCCCAACATGGAAGTAAACTTACACATTTTGGTTCTTTTCCAGCAGCTTCTAAGACCGTTAATTTTCTGGAACAGAGTAAAAGCACTTCTGGCAATTCAGACACCCAATGCAGTCGCAGTTGCACAAAG GTACTCAAGTATGGATGTGCTCTTGGAAGATCTATTGACATGTCACGTGTAAAGGGGTATGGGGAACTCATTTCTGAACTCGACAAGCTGTTTGGATTTGAAGGGTCTCTTCTGGATGGTAGCAAGGATTGGCATGTAACCTATCAAGATAGAGAAGGAAACACAAAGTTACTAGGAGATTATCCTTGGTC GGATTTCCAGGCCATGGTGCGAAAGATGTTTATTTGTCCAATAGGAGCTGATTACCTGGCTGACAGAAGCTTCTGA